The Chryseolinea soli nucleotide sequence AAACGGCAGATCCTTCAGATCAGGAATAACCTCTCGTCGTACCTCTGCACGGCGATCAAATATGCTGTACTGGATTACATCCGCTCACAGGATACCAAAGACGCCTATGTCGCCGAGATGATAAAAGTGTCGGAAACCGCAGCTTCTCCCGTGGAGCAGGGCGTGGAATTCAACGAACTGGATTTTCACCTCAACAAAAGCATCGACGCGCTGCCGGAGAAATGCCGGGAGGTGTTCACGTTAAGCCGCTATGAAAATTATTCCGTGCGCGAGATCGCAGAAAAGCTCGACATCTCGCCCGAAACAGCCAAGTACCACATTGCCCACGCTTTGAAAACGCTCCGGCTGAACCTGAAACACATCTATAACTTTTTTTTATAGTCCACCTACCCATCCGCCCTTCTCATCCGACATACCGGTGTACCCTAACACCCACCGGAAATGAAAAAAAAGGAGAAGCGACTAGAGGATTCTTTATCTGGTAAAAGATTGGAAGACGGAAAAGAGATCCTCGAATTCGAGGACCAGGCCGTGCGTAAAATCGCCGAAAAGCTCAAAATTTCACCCGAAACGGCCAAACATCACATCGCACAGGCCCTGCACGCGGCCGATAAGACCAAAACCATTCAATAATTTTTTTTTGTGGCGCACCTACCCGTTCGCGCTTTTGATCCGACATACTGATATACACGAAATACCGTTTGGCCATGGCAAACAAGAAAAAAGGGCTTCTGGATTTTTTATCCGGCAAAAAATCGGAGGAAGGAAAAAAGATCTTCGAGACCTGGTATAATGCCATGCCCGAAACGGATCATCCCGAATTCGAAGCCTCGGAAGCGACCTTGAAAGAAGAGTTGGCGAAGATCAAAAACAGGGGCGTCGTTCCCTTGAAACAAGAGGAAAGAAGTCCGGTCATGGTCTATTGGAAAGCGGCAGCGGTTGCTTTGCTGGTCGTTTCCGCGGGCATTCTGCTGTATGTGAAGCGCGATCTCTTTACAAAGGAAGAGATCACCTACACCGAGCACTACGTTCCCAAAGGCAAACTCCTGCAGCTTTCATTGTCGGATGGTTCGCAGGTGTGGTTGAACTCGGATACAAAATTCCGCTATCCTGAAACATTCGGCTCGGGCGACCGCGAAGTTTACCTGGAAGGCGAAGCATTCTTTAACGTGAGCAAAGATCCCTCAAGGCCGTTCCGGATCCATTCCGGAGGAAAATTAACGACCACCGTTCTCGGCACCAGCTTCAATGTGAAAGCCTACCGCAACGACGATTTCAATGAAGTAGCGGTCATCACCGGCAAAGTGTCGGTGGTGCATACCACTTCCGATAATCGTTCGTCGGAAGTATTGCTGCAACCCGGACAGAAGGCGGTGCTGGTAAAGACACAGGATCTGCTGAGCAAAGAAACCTTCAGCGATGTGGATCACTACACCTCCTGGAGAGAGGGTAAACTCATTTTCGAGGACGCCCCGGTAGCGGACGTCATTTCATCGCTTCAACGATACTACAACATCGAGATCAACCTGAGTTCCGAAACCCTCAAGGCGTGCCGGGTGACGGCGACGTTTGATCCGATGCCGCTGGAAAAAGTCATGTATTTACTCTGCTTCACGCTGAACGCCGAATACACGCATGCCGGCAAAAAATATTCTATCAGCGGTGCAGGATGCAACCCGAATCACCCCTAATCCCCTAAAACTATGAAAACCTTCAGCAACAAAATAGACTATGGATGATCGCCGCTGCGGACATCACCGATGTCCTGTAAAAAAGAAATAGCGGAGGAGACCCTTGCAAAGCCATTCCGCTACTTCAAAACATTATCCTGATGAACAGAATAACTTCATAAAAATATGAAAATAGAATCTCTACGACATGACCATTGGTTAAAAATAATGAGACTGACCACTGTAGCCTTCCTCCTGACAACCACCGTTTTATCGGTGGCCCGGGCCAGCGACGCCTCCGGTCAGAGCGTGCTCGATCAGCGGGTTTCGTTGCGTGCGAAAGACCAGCCCTTGCGGGACGTCTTTAAGACGTTGCAACAACTGGCAGATGTGAATTTCATGTACAAAAACTCGGATGTAAATGCCGACAAGAAGATCACCTTTTCCGCAGCCAACAAAGAGCTGAAAGAGGTGCTCACCAAGCTGTTAAAGCCGATCGGGCTGGAATATACCGCGGTGGGAAAGAATATCGTCGTAAAGCCGATCCCCAAAACCGAGCCGACGTCGTCGGTGCCTAAGATCAGGGTGACCGGTATGGTTACCACGGCCGACACGGGAGAAACGTTGCCCGGCGTGAGCGTGCTGCTAAAAGGAACCGAAAGAGGAACCACCACGGATGCCGATGGAGCCTATTCCATCGACGTGGATGATGAAGCGTCGGTGTTGATCTTTTCTTTTATCGGCTTTAAGGCGACCGAAGTGATTGTGGGAGCCCAGACAAA carries:
- a CDS encoding RNA polymerase sigma-70 factor; the protein is MISPTGYIDLSDEKLLALLKDGHEEAFDQLYFRYRNKLLSVAYNRLKSKEIAEEIVQDVFADIWQKRQILQIRNNLSSYLCTAIKYAVLDYIRSQDTKDAYVAEMIKVSETAASPVEQGVEFNELDFHLNKSIDALPEKCREVFTLSRYENYSVREIAEKLDISPETAKYHIAHALKTLRLNLKHIYNFFL
- a CDS encoding FecR family protein, whose product is MANKKKGLLDFLSGKKSEEGKKIFETWYNAMPETDHPEFEASEATLKEELAKIKNRGVVPLKQEERSPVMVYWKAAAVALLVVSAGILLYVKRDLFTKEEITYTEHYVPKGKLLQLSLSDGSQVWLNSDTKFRYPETFGSGDREVYLEGEAFFNVSKDPSRPFRIHSGGKLTTTVLGTSFNVKAYRNDDFNEVAVITGKVSVVHTTSDNRSSEVLLQPGQKAVLVKTQDLLSKETFSDVDHYTSWREGKLIFEDAPVADVISSLQRYYNIEINLSSETLKACRVTATFDPMPLEKVMYLLCFTLNAEYTHAGKKYSISGAGCNPNHP